A window of Streptomyces sp. Je 1-332 genomic DNA:
GGCCAAGCAGGACCTGGACCGCTTCCAGCAGGGGCTCGGCCCGCTGCTCGACAAGGCGGAGACGCAGCTCGCCCGGCTCGCCCCCGCCGTCGAGCGGGCCCGGCAGAGCCTCCTCGCCGCCAGCAACGCCCTCGATGCCGTACGGGGGGCGGGGCTCAAGGCCGATGATCTGGCCGTCCGCCTCGCCGCCCTCGGGCCCGAGCTGACCAAGCTCAACCAAGGCGCCGGCCAGCACGGCGTGCCGGAGACGCTGCAGCGCGCCGACCGCGTCCTGCGGGACGCCGAAGCCGTCAGGACCGAGGCCGACCGGCTGCCCGAGCGGGCCGCGGAGATAGACCGCCGCCTCGTCTCCCTGCGTACGCGCGCGCAGGCGCTCACCACACGCAGCGGCCAGGTCGACCCGGTGCTCAGCGAGCTGCGCCGGCGCTTCACCGCCGCCTGCTGGCAGGACCTGCAGCGCGTGCCGGACCAGGCCGCGGAGAACGTACGCCAGGCCGAGGTCAAGCTGAGGGAGGCCCGGCAGGCGCGCGAGGAGCAGCGCTGGCCCGACGCCACATCGCTGCTCTCGACGGTCCGCGCCCTGCTGAACGCGACGGACGAGGCCGTCTCGGCCGCCGGCGACCGGCTGCAGCGGCTGAACGCGGTGGCGAAGGACCCCCAGCACGAGATCGAGCGCACCCGCTTCGCCATCCGCGACGCCCAGCGCCTCGCCATGGCGGGGCGCCAGACCCCGGAGCAGCGCCACGCCCGCCCCCTCGACGAGTCCGTGGCCCGCCTGGACCGGGCGGTGGCCTCCCTGGAGGGGCGACACCCGGACTACTGGCACTTCCTGACCGAGACCGAGGCCGTGCGGCAGGCGGTGGCGCGCGTGGTCACACAGATCCGGGAGGAGCGCGGGCAGGGGGCCTAGGGGCGGCCCGCCCCTGGGCCCCCTGCTGGCGGTCCGTACCCCGCGGGCGGATATTGGAGATACGTACGCCGACGTCAGGAGGCGGACATGGCCACGCACGTACTCCACCCAGGGGCGAAGCGGCCCAAGCGGCGCGTCACGCTGAACGAACATTTGCCCGTCGACCACCGCCTCAGCACGGTCTACCGCGTCGGCGCGGGTCTGATGGGGCTCGTCCTGCTCGCGTTCGGCATCCTCGGCCTGATCGACAAGGTTGGCTTCTTCGACACCGGGGGCGACACCGTCGCCGGTCTGAACACCAACGGCGCGCTGAGCGTCCTGTCGATCTGCGTCGGCCTGCTCCTGTTCGCCGGCATGGTGATCGGCGGGAACTTCGCGTCGACACTCAACATGGTCCTGGGGTGCGCCTTCATCCTGAGCGGCTTCGTCAATCTCGCCCTCCTCGACACCGGTTTCAACTTCCTCGCCTTCCGCATCCAGAACGTGCTGTTCAGCTTCGTGGTGGGCGTCCTCCTGATGATCTTCGGGATGTACGGGCGGGTCGGCTCGGCCCTGCCGCACGACAACCCGTACTGGCGGGCACGCCACCCCGAGCAGGTGCGGCACGCCGGGCGCGGGCGTGGCGGCCGCCGCGTCGAGCCCAGGTCCAAGGTGCCGGGCACCGACACCCGGCCCTGAGCAGGCACGCTGAATCCCCTGTGCGAGCCTTGGGGCATGTCGGACCTCACCACTGCCTTCAGTTCAGCCCTGCGGACCCGGCGTCTGCTCGCCATCGTGCGCGGCACCGACGCGGAGGCCTCCTTCCGGACGGTCATGACGCTCGTCGAGTCCGGTGTGCCGCTCGTCGAGGTCTCCCTCAGCGGCGCCGACGCCCTGGGCGTCCTGCGTCGGGCACGCGCCGAGCTGGGCGGCGAGGCCTGGCTGGGCGCGGGCACGGTCCTCACCACTGACGACGCGCGCCGCGCCGCGGACGCGGGGGCGAACCTCATCGTGACGCCCGGACTCGGAGCCGGGGTCGACGAGGCACTGCGGCGTGAACTGCCCGTCGCCGCCGGGGTGTTGACCCCCACCGACGTCATCGCTGCTGACGCCGCCGGTGCCACCGCGCTGAAGATCTTCCCCGCTTCGGCGATGGGCGGCCCCGCGTATCTCAAGGCCCTGCGAGCCCCCTTCCCGGACCTGCCCTTCGTACCGGTGGGCGGCGTGGACGCGGCCGCCGCCGAGGAGTACCTGGCGCTCGGCGCGGTCGCGGTCGGCGTCGGCTCCCCGCTCATCGGGGACGCGGCGGACGGCGGAGACCTGGAGGCGCTGCGCAAGCGCGCGGCGCGGTTCGTGGCGGTCACCCGGGCAGCGGCGGGGGCGGACCGATGAGCGGCACCACACCTCCCCGCGGCGCCACCGACGTCCTCACCCTGGGCGAGACCATGGTCGCCCTGCGCGGCAGCGGTCCGCTCAAGCTGGGCGGTTCGATGGACGTGTCCATCGCGGGCGCCGAGTCGAACGTGGCCATCGGGCTCGCGCGCCTCGGCCACGCGACGCGGTGGGCCGGCGCGGTCGGTGACGACGAGGCGGGCGAGCTCGTACTGCGCACGCTGCGGGCCGAGGGTGTCGACGTCTCCGGCGCGACCCGCGACCTGGACGCGCCCACGGGGCTCATCCTCTTCGAACCGCGGCTGCCCGAAGTGACCCGCGTGCACTACTACCGCGCGGGCTCCGCCGGTTCACGCCTCACGGCGGCCGCGGTCGAGGGCGCGTTCACGGCTCCTGGCCCGCCCCGCGTCCTGCATCTCACCGGCATCACCCCGGCCCTCGGCGCGTCCGCCCTGGCCGCCTGCCGGCGCGCCCTCGAACTGGCCCGTGAGCACGACACGACGGTCTGCCTCGACGTCAACTTCCGCTCGCGGCTGTGGAGCGACGAGGAATCCGCCGCGGTGATGCGTTCGTGGATCCCGTACGTCGATGTCCTCATCGCGTCGGACGACGAACTGCCGCTGTGCGTACCGGAGACGACGGCCACCGGTGAAGCCCACGCCCTGGCCAAGGCGCTCCTCGCGCAGGGCGTGCGCGAGGTCGTGGTCAAGCTCGGCGCCGACGGGGCCACCGCGTACACCGCCGAGGGCGAGCTGTACGCACCGGCGCGTCCGGTGCGGGCCGTGGACGCGGTGGGCGCGGGGGACGCGTTCGTCGCCGGGTATCTGTCGGCGCTGCTCGACGGCGACGACGTGACGGGCCGCCTCGACCGCGCGGTGACCACGGGCGCCTTCGCCGTGGCATCACACGGGGACTGGGAGGGGGCACCGACACGGGCGGAGCTCGGGCTGCTGGGGGCGGGGCCGGGGACGGTGGTGCGGTAGCCGTCGGCTGGGGCGGCGGGCCAGCTGGGCATCTCAGAAGCCGCCGGGACGCGGGTCGGCTGGGCATCATCAGGAGCCGCCGGGACGCTGGCCCGCAGGGGCACCCTCCAGAGCCGCGGGGCCGTCGCCCACTGGGCGCCTGCAGGAGCCGACCGGCCCGCCGTCCGACTGGGCCACGTTCAGAGGAGCCGGCCCGCAGCCCGCAGGGCATCTTCCAGAGCCGACCAGGACGTCGACTCGCAGAGCACCTTCCAGAGCCGACTGCCCGTCGGTCCGCCGGGCGCCTTCCAGAGCAGCCTGGCCCGCGGGCCAGGCTGGGCCCGTCCAGGGGGCGACCGGCCCGCAGGTCCCCTACGGAGCCGACTAACCCGCCGGTCCGCCGGGCGCCTTCCAGAGCAGCCCGGCCCGCGCGGGCCCGCTGGACCAGCCCAGGGGCGAGCGCGGCCCGCTGGCCCGCAGGGCACCTCCCAGAGCCGCCCGGACCGCCGGTGGCTAGCCGCAGCAGCCCCCGCCACAGCAGCCGCCTCCGCCACCGCCTCGCGGGGCCGCGGCAGGCGTCGAGGTCGAGCCTCCGACGGCCACCGTCGACAGCAGCTTCACCGAGTCCTCGTGCCCCGCGGGGCAGGCCGCGGGGGCGGCGGACTCGGCCATCGGGCGGCTCAGCTCAAAGGTGTCGCCGCAGGAACGGCAGCGGTACTCGTATCGGGGCATGGGCCAAGGCTAGCGGCAGCGGACCGGCCGGGGGTCAGGCGTTGGCCGAACCATGGCGAAGGAACTC
This region includes:
- a CDS encoding DUF4383 domain-containing protein, with product MATHVLHPGAKRPKRRVTLNEHLPVDHRLSTVYRVGAGLMGLVLLAFGILGLIDKVGFFDTGGDTVAGLNTNGALSVLSICVGLLLFAGMVIGGNFASTLNMVLGCAFILSGFVNLALLDTGFNFLAFRIQNVLFSFVVGVLLMIFGMYGRVGSALPHDNPYWRARHPEQVRHAGRGRGGRRVEPRSKVPGTDTRP
- a CDS encoding bifunctional 4-hydroxy-2-oxoglutarate aldolase/2-dehydro-3-deoxy-phosphogluconate aldolase; the protein is MSDLTTAFSSALRTRRLLAIVRGTDAEASFRTVMTLVESGVPLVEVSLSGADALGVLRRARAELGGEAWLGAGTVLTTDDARRAADAGANLIVTPGLGAGVDEALRRELPVAAGVLTPTDVIAADAAGATALKIFPASAMGGPAYLKALRAPFPDLPFVPVGGVDAAAAEEYLALGAVAVGVGSPLIGDAADGGDLEALRKRAARFVAVTRAAAGADR
- a CDS encoding sugar kinase yields the protein MSGTTPPRGATDVLTLGETMVALRGSGPLKLGGSMDVSIAGAESNVAIGLARLGHATRWAGAVGDDEAGELVLRTLRAEGVDVSGATRDLDAPTGLILFEPRLPEVTRVHYYRAGSAGSRLTAAAVEGAFTAPGPPRVLHLTGITPALGASALAACRRALELAREHDTTVCLDVNFRSRLWSDEESAAVMRSWIPYVDVLIASDDELPLCVPETTATGEAHALAKALLAQGVREVVVKLGADGATAYTAEGELYAPARPVRAVDAVGAGDAFVAGYLSALLDGDDVTGRLDRAVTTGAFAVASHGDWEGAPTRAELGLLGAGPGTVVR
- a CDS encoding zinc ribbon domain-containing protein, whose amino-acid sequence is MPRYEYRCRSCGDTFELSRPMAESAAPAACPAGHEDSVKLLSTVAVGGSTSTPAAAPRGGGGGGCCGGGCCG